In Paenibacillus sp. J23TS9, a single genomic region encodes these proteins:
- a CDS encoding sugar ABC transporter substrate-binding protein, translating into MKKKTFSKLLISLFAVAVVATGCSSGGSKAPEKKVVEGVPDKIAKDDQVKIMVVRKIGGDDHTAQFLAGAKQEGTSMGFVVDTFSANGDTAKFHDAISQALEKDYDGFIISHGDDAATVEDVKKITAKGLPVVAFDSNPDLASVQGVTLTSQDDENLAKLALTQMNDELKGQGKIIYLWVDGFPPMVRRNAVYKEFMTANPGIQEIERFGIASADTSVQTQNAVSAMLTKHKKGEISAIFATWDAFAIGAARAVKEAGRDEVKIYGIDVSNADLQMMQEDKSPWVSTAAVDPKVIGQVDVRMLAKKIAGEEVPQTYDLAATLITQDKLKTSAESVNMVNLAKVMPGWGVSDAFEEPWMKSLKEAYAK; encoded by the coding sequence ATGAAGAAAAAGACTTTTAGCAAGCTGCTGATCAGCTTATTCGCAGTGGCAGTAGTTGCAACGGGATGCTCAAGCGGGGGAAGCAAGGCACCAGAGAAGAAAGTTGTGGAAGGCGTGCCTGATAAGATTGCCAAAGACGATCAGGTCAAAATCATGGTGGTTCGTAAAATTGGCGGAGATGACCATACAGCTCAGTTCCTGGCTGGTGCCAAGCAGGAAGGGACATCCATGGGTTTTGTAGTGGATACATTCTCGGCTAACGGGGATACCGCAAAGTTCCATGACGCGATCTCACAAGCGCTTGAAAAAGATTATGATGGATTTATCATCTCTCATGGTGACGATGCTGCAACGGTTGAAGATGTGAAGAAAATTACGGCTAAAGGGCTTCCGGTTGTAGCGTTTGACTCCAACCCGGACCTCGCGAGTGTGCAAGGCGTGACTCTTACCTCCCAGGATGATGAGAACCTTGCCAAGCTGGCATTGACTCAAATGAATGATGAGCTTAAAGGCCAGGGCAAAATTATTTACCTTTGGGTAGATGGTTTCCCTCCGATGGTACGACGTAACGCCGTTTATAAGGAATTTATGACTGCGAACCCAGGAATTCAGGAAATCGAGCGCTTCGGGATCGCGTCGGCAGATACATCCGTACAAACGCAAAATGCCGTTTCGGCCATGCTTACTAAACATAAAAAAGGTGAAATCAGTGCGATTTTCGCGACTTGGGATGCCTTTGCGATCGGTGCAGCGCGTGCAGTGAAAGAAGCGGGGCGCGATGAAGTTAAAATCTATGGTATCGACGTTTCCAACGCAGATCTTCAGATGATGCAGGAAGACAAGAGTCCATGGGTATCTACCGCCGCCGTAGATCCAAAAGTAATCGGACAAGTTGATGTTCGTATGCTTGCGAAGAAAATCGCCGGTGAAGAAGTACCGCAGACCTATGACCTTGCTGCCACATTGATTACTCAAGACAAGCTGAAGACTTCTGCCGAAAGCGTAAACATGGTTAATCTTGCAAAAGTAATGCCTGGGTGGGGAGTAAGCGATGCTTTTGAGGAACCTTGGATGAAGAGCTTGAAAGAAGCTTACGCCAAATAG
- a CDS encoding class II aldolase/adducin family protein: MTQSLEQKVREELTLYARKTVAKGLVVGPGGNISAKAGDLMLLSPSGFALEDIEPHQWIRVEIESGKVLDTEVRPSSEVLMHLYAYRENPDIQAIVHTHPAYCIALTLVAQELPMLFPDQAALVGEVTFVPYVLPTTDMLADAVAAKVGQHNSILLENHGLVTTGKNLREAYYRTEVVEESAKIYLAAKAAGTPKALTDAEYKEIQSLESEAYRVQLLQKLQ; the protein is encoded by the coding sequence ATGACTCAATCACTGGAACAAAAAGTACGGGAAGAACTGACACTGTATGCCCGCAAGACGGTTGCCAAAGGTCTTGTCGTAGGTCCTGGAGGTAATATCAGTGCGAAAGCAGGTGATTTAATGCTGCTGTCGCCAAGCGGTTTTGCCTTGGAGGATATTGAACCACATCAATGGATTCGCGTGGAGATCGAGTCCGGAAAAGTATTAGATACAGAAGTCCGTCCGTCATCGGAGGTACTGATGCATCTGTATGCTTACCGCGAGAATCCGGATATCCAGGCTATTGTGCATACACATCCTGCATATTGCATTGCATTAACGCTGGTTGCTCAGGAGCTGCCGATGTTATTCCCGGACCAGGCTGCTTTGGTGGGCGAAGTAACTTTCGTGCCGTATGTTCTGCCAACCACGGATATGCTGGCTGATGCGGTAGCTGCCAAAGTGGGACAGCATAATTCGATTTTGCTGGAGAATCACGGGCTTGTAACGACAGGGAAAAATCTGCGTGAAGCTTATTACCGTACAGAGGTTGTTGAAGAGAGCGCGAAAATATATCTCGCTGCCAAAGCTGCCGGTACGCCAAAAGCGCTTACGGACGCGGAATACAAAGAGATCCAATCACTCGAAAGTGAAGCATACAGAGTGCAGCTTTTACAAAAATTACAGTGA
- a CDS encoding rhamnulokinase family protein has product MSTQSLQMMAVDFGASSGRAVTGHFDGERLSIQEVHRFDNEPVQLGDRLHWDFLRLFHELKQGVVKAKQQLGRTPASIAVDTWGVDYGLVDPKGRLIGNPYHYRDLRSETAMQEALKLISESELYARTGIQSSSINTVYQLFAEEHLRFDQNASDRRMLFMPDLFHYYLSGVMASEYTIASTSGLLDSMKREWSTPVLDALSLPQSLFNPIVMPGTRLGALRSDICGELSVDAMPVIAASGHDTAAAVASIPATDSRYAFISSGTWSLMGIELDEPILTERSRQLLFSNEGGAEGKIRMLKNIMGLWLLQECRRTWAMEGTQLGYAELTEMAQHAPVNSSYVDAGDAVFLPPGGMPQRIQEYCRTSGQPVPQSRPEIIRCILESLAFKYRQTLSEIEELTGEHLEHIHMVGGGIQNRLLCQLTANVTGRTVIAGPVEATSIGNLMMQAKAHGEVKNLAEIREVVRQSFPPETYVPEDADQWEERYQQYYQRIVLQKMKN; this is encoded by the coding sequence GTGAGTACACAATCATTGCAGATGATGGCGGTGGATTTCGGAGCAAGCAGCGGCAGAGCGGTAACCGGTCATTTTGACGGGGAGCGGCTGTCTATTCAGGAGGTTCACCGTTTTGACAATGAACCGGTTCAGCTGGGCGATAGACTGCATTGGGATTTCCTAAGACTGTTTCATGAGCTCAAGCAGGGAGTTGTGAAGGCCAAGCAGCAGCTTGGCCGCACTCCCGCCTCAATAGCCGTTGATACCTGGGGTGTGGATTATGGTTTGGTTGATCCTAAGGGACGTCTGATCGGCAATCCGTACCATTACCGGGATTTACGGAGTGAAACAGCAATGCAGGAGGCTCTGAAGCTGATTAGCGAGTCTGAACTGTATGCACGAACCGGCATTCAATCTTCCAGTATAAATACGGTGTATCAATTGTTTGCCGAAGAGCATCTGCGGTTCGACCAAAACGCAAGTGATCGGCGGATGCTGTTTATGCCGGATTTATTCCATTACTATCTGTCTGGCGTCATGGCCAGCGAATATACGATTGCCAGTACAAGCGGGCTGCTCGATTCAATGAAGAGAGAATGGAGCACGCCGGTTCTGGATGCGCTCTCGCTTCCTCAATCGCTGTTTAACCCGATTGTCATGCCTGGAACACGGCTTGGTGCGCTTCGTTCAGATATCTGCGGAGAGCTGTCAGTCGATGCTATGCCTGTAATTGCTGCATCCGGTCATGATACGGCTGCTGCCGTCGCCTCGATTCCAGCAACAGACAGCCGTTATGCCTTCATCAGCAGCGGTACCTGGTCGCTGATGGGAATTGAGCTGGATGAGCCGATTTTGACAGAACGCAGCAGGCAGCTTTTATTCAGCAATGAAGGCGGTGCGGAAGGAAAGATCCGAATGCTCAAAAATATCATGGGTCTCTGGCTGCTTCAGGAATGCCGACGTACCTGGGCGATGGAAGGAACGCAGCTCGGTTATGCTGAATTAACGGAAATGGCGCAGCATGCCCCGGTTAATTCAAGCTATGTGGATGCGGGTGATGCAGTATTTTTGCCGCCGGGAGGCATGCCGCAGAGGATTCAGGAATACTGCCGTACCAGTGGGCAGCCGGTGCCGCAGTCGCGTCCGGAAATCATCCGCTGCATCCTTGAGAGTCTGGCGTTTAAATACAGACAGACATTAAGTGAGATCGAAGAGCTGACAGGGGAGCATTTAGAACATATTCACATGGTGGGCGGAGGAATCCAGAACCGCCTGCTTTGCCAGCTGACCGCGAATGTAACTGGTAGAACCGTGATCGCAGGGCCTGTAGAGGCAACCTCCATCGGTAATTTGATGATGCAGGCGAAGGCTCACGGAGAAGTGAAGAATTTGGCGGAGATCCGCGAGGTTGTCCGTCAATCCTTCCCTCCTGAAACTTATGTTCCCGAAGATGCGGATCAATGGGAAGAACGTTACCAGCAGTATTACCAGCGGATTGTGCTTCAGAAAATGAAGAACTAA
- a CDS encoding L-fucose isomerase — translation MTTKDARWKQDFPKIGIRPTIDGRRKGVRESLEDMTMNLAKAVSSFLSENLRYPDGSKVECVIADTCIGGVAEAAACADKFSKAGVGVSITVTPCWCYGTETMDMDPAIPKAVWGFNGTERPGAVYLAAVLSAHAQKGLPAFGIYGRDVQDLNDPSIPGDVQEKLLRFARAGMAAALMKGKSYLAIGSVSMGIAGSMIDPDFFQEYLGMRNEYVDMSEITRRVEEEIYDPEEYKIAMAWVKENCKEGPDNNPEDIQTSREKKDKDWEMVVKMTQIVRDLMVGNKRLEELGFAEEAMGHHAIVSGFQGQRQWTDHFPNGDFHEAILNSSFDWNGIRAPYLVATENDSLNGVSMLFGNLLTNTAQIFADVRTYWSPDAVKRVTGHELTGPGENGLLHLINSGPAALDGTGEQMIDGKPAMKPFWEITEEDANNCLKATSWRPAAVEYFRGGGFSSDFLTRGGMPVTMSRLNLVKGLGPVLQIAEGYTVELPEDVHDKLDKRTDPTWPTTWFAPNLTGEGSFKDVYSVMDNWGANHGAISYGHIGADLITLASILRIPVSMHNVKDEQIFRPRAWGMFGTNDPEGADYRACKNFGPMYK, via the coding sequence ATGACAACAAAAGACGCTAGATGGAAGCAGGATTTTCCTAAGATCGGCATCCGCCCGACCATAGACGGAAGAAGAAAGGGCGTACGTGAATCGCTTGAAGATATGACAATGAATCTGGCTAAGGCGGTTTCTTCTTTTCTGAGCGAGAATCTCCGTTACCCGGATGGATCCAAAGTAGAGTGCGTGATTGCTGATACTTGTATCGGCGGTGTTGCTGAAGCGGCTGCCTGCGCAGATAAGTTCTCTAAAGCCGGAGTTGGTGTTTCGATTACCGTTACTCCTTGTTGGTGTTATGGTACGGAAACGATGGACATGGACCCGGCTATTCCCAAAGCGGTATGGGGCTTCAACGGTACGGAAAGACCGGGCGCAGTCTATTTGGCTGCTGTATTGTCGGCTCATGCGCAAAAGGGTCTTCCGGCGTTCGGCATCTATGGCAGAGATGTGCAGGATCTGAATGATCCGTCCATTCCTGGGGATGTGCAGGAGAAGCTGCTCCGCTTCGCAAGAGCGGGTATGGCGGCTGCGCTGATGAAAGGCAAATCCTATCTTGCCATTGGCTCCGTTTCTATGGGGATTGCGGGTTCCATGATTGATCCGGATTTCTTCCAGGAATATCTGGGCATGCGGAACGAGTACGTGGATATGTCGGAAATTACACGCCGGGTTGAGGAAGAAATCTATGATCCTGAAGAATATAAGATCGCCATGGCTTGGGTGAAGGAAAACTGCAAGGAAGGCCCGGATAACAATCCGGAAGACATTCAAACCTCGCGCGAGAAGAAAGACAAGGATTGGGAAATGGTTGTGAAGATGACGCAAATCGTCCGTGATTTGATGGTGGGGAACAAGCGTCTTGAAGAGCTCGGCTTTGCTGAGGAAGCAATGGGACATCATGCGATTGTTTCCGGCTTCCAGGGACAACGCCAATGGACGGATCATTTTCCGAACGGTGATTTCCATGAAGCTATCCTGAATTCCTCCTTTGACTGGAACGGCATCCGTGCTCCTTATCTGGTAGCAACGGAAAATGACAGCTTGAACGGGGTATCGATGCTGTTCGGCAACCTGCTGACCAATACAGCCCAAATCTTTGCGGATGTTCGTACTTATTGGAGTCCGGATGCGGTGAAGCGCGTAACAGGTCATGAGCTGACAGGTCCGGGTGAAAACGGACTTCTGCATTTGATCAACTCCGGTCCGGCGGCACTTGATGGCACGGGTGAGCAAATGATAGATGGCAAGCCTGCGATGAAACCATTTTGGGAAATTACCGAGGAGGATGCGAATAACTGCCTGAAGGCAACGTCCTGGCGTCCTGCAGCGGTCGAATATTTCCGCGGCGGCGGTTTCTCCTCTGACTTCCTGACCCGTGGCGGCATGCCTGTCACGATGTCTCGTCTGAATCTCGTGAAGGGGCTTGGACCTGTTCTTCAAATTGCTGAAGGCTACACTGTCGAGCTGCCGGAGGACGTGCACGATAAGCTTGATAAGCGTACGGATCCAACATGGCCTACGACCTGGTTTGCACCAAATCTGACGGGAGAAGGATCCTTCAAGGATGTATACTCCGTTATGGATAACTGGGGTGCAAACCACGGAGCTATCAGCTATGGCCATATCGGCGCGGACTTGATTACACTGGCCTCCATACTCCGGATTCCGGTAAGTATGCACAATGTAAAAGATGAACAAATTTTCCGTCCAAGAGCATGGGGAATGTTCGGAACGAATGATCCGGAAGGTGCAGATTACCGTGCATGCAAGAACTTTGGACCGATGTACAAGTAA
- a CDS encoding LacI family DNA-binding transcriptional regulator, with amino-acid sequence MVTIYDIAEKANVSAMTVSKVINNTGRISEQTRKRVKKVMEELNYIPNSNARSLVLQQTQILSLLITDITNPFYTSLARGAEDSAKKLGYRLLFGNSDEDYDKEQDYVDMILSTRVDGVLFAPAGDHSLKHLEKLRAHNIPFVIMDRAVPGIESDIVSGDSKQGARNLVDYLISLGHRRIALVNGSLDVSTARLRYQGYAEALQLHGIALDDRLVIHKSYREYKDEDQLLHLLEQPSPPTAIFAANNFLAVGVINALRQRGIRVPEDMSVVCFDDLDLSSALDPFLTVAAQPAYQFGAMGIQLLVERIQGSAVPEARKIILPSELIIRSSAKTIGK; translated from the coding sequence ATGGTTACCATTTATGATATTGCAGAAAAGGCCAACGTTTCCGCAATGACGGTTTCAAAGGTCATCAACAATACAGGACGAATCAGTGAACAAACACGCAAACGGGTCAAAAAGGTTATGGAAGAGCTTAACTATATCCCCAACTCTAATGCACGCAGTCTGGTGCTCCAGCAAACGCAGATTTTGTCCCTGCTGATTACGGACATTACCAATCCGTTTTATACAAGTCTGGCCCGCGGTGCTGAAGACAGCGCCAAAAAGCTGGGCTACCGCCTGCTGTTCGGCAACAGTGATGAGGATTACGACAAGGAGCAGGATTATGTAGACATGATTCTCTCAACCCGTGTAGACGGCGTACTGTTTGCCCCTGCAGGGGATCATTCCCTGAAACATTTAGAGAAGCTACGTGCCCATAACATTCCTTTTGTGATCATGGACAGGGCAGTACCTGGTATTGAATCCGATATCGTCTCAGGAGACAGCAAGCAAGGTGCACGTAATCTTGTTGATTATCTGATCAGCCTTGGCCACCGCAGAATCGCTCTCGTTAACGGTTCGCTGGATGTATCCACCGCTCGTTTACGTTACCAGGGATATGCCGAAGCACTCCAGCTCCACGGAATCGCTCTGGATGATAGGCTCGTCATTCATAAAAGCTACCGTGAATATAAAGATGAAGACCAGCTCCTGCATTTACTGGAGCAGCCTTCTCCTCCGACTGCCATTTTTGCGGCAAACAACTTTTTGGCTGTTGGGGTCATTAATGCGTTGAGACAACGGGGAATCCGCGTACCTGAAGACATGTCGGTCGTCTGCTTTGATGATCTTGATCTGTCCTCCGCACTTGATCCGTTTCTGACTGTCGCTGCCCAGCCTGCATATCAATTCGGTGCCATGGGGATTCAGCTGCTGGTCGAGCGGATTCAAGGAAGCGCTGTACCTGAAGCCAGAAAAATAATCTTACCTTCCGAACTCATCATTCGTTCTTCAGCCAAGACAATCGGCAAATAA
- a CDS encoding TrkH family potassium uptake protein: MQTKKITKSILTPAKILVIGFFLIITLGTFLLSLPISSVTGVRIPFLNALFTATSATCVTGLTVLDIGTAFSAFGQVVIVMLVQIGGIGFMTMATLIALVLNKRISLRERLILQEALNHGTIDGVVRLVKKVILYSLLVELAGALLLAVHFFFSLHLSLGRSAYFGIFHSISMFNNAGFDLMGTINGPFSGMVPFVQDPFINIVMMGLIFLGGIGFIVLSDLIDFPNTRKLSLHSKVVLTATLLLIVIGTLVIFAMEFSNPSTLKPLHAGGKFLASMFQSVTTRSGGVATLDIGAFRQSTQFMLILLMFTGAAPGSTGGGIKITTFVLLLGAVYAMIRGREDVVLFRKRIAKDVVYKAITLTLLSLLLIILFSMLLSITEHQDFMTILFESTSAFGTTGLSMGMTTHLSALGKVWIICLMFFGRIGPLTLVYALSRDRKKDLYNYPEGRIIIG; the protein is encoded by the coding sequence ATTCAAACGAAGAAAATTACCAAAAGTATACTAACACCAGCCAAAATTCTGGTCATCGGCTTTTTTCTGATCATAACGCTCGGAACTTTTCTCTTGTCCTTGCCAATATCCTCTGTAACCGGAGTAAGGATTCCTTTCCTGAACGCCTTATTTACGGCAACCTCGGCCACCTGCGTAACCGGGCTGACCGTTTTGGATATAGGGACAGCATTCTCCGCTTTCGGACAAGTCGTCATTGTAATGCTTGTACAAATTGGCGGAATCGGCTTTATGACCATGGCCACCCTGATTGCCCTGGTACTGAACAAACGGATTTCCTTGCGCGAGAGGCTGATTCTGCAAGAGGCTCTTAATCATGGCACGATCGATGGTGTGGTTCGGCTGGTTAAAAAGGTAATTCTGTATTCCTTGCTGGTCGAGCTTGCCGGAGCGTTACTTCTCGCAGTTCATTTTTTCTTTTCGCTTCATCTATCGTTGGGAAGATCAGCGTATTTCGGCATCTTCCATAGTATCTCCATGTTTAATAATGCCGGGTTCGACCTGATGGGAACCATAAACGGTCCTTTCAGCGGAATGGTGCCTTTTGTACAAGATCCATTCATCAATATTGTCATGATGGGGCTCATTTTTCTGGGGGGAATCGGGTTTATCGTGTTATCGGATCTCATTGACTTTCCGAATACACGTAAACTCTCGCTGCATAGTAAAGTCGTTCTTACGGCAACCCTGCTGCTCATCGTTATTGGCACACTTGTAATATTCGCTATGGAATTTAGCAATCCAAGTACGCTCAAGCCACTGCATGCCGGAGGCAAATTTCTTGCTTCCATGTTCCAGTCGGTAACCACCCGCTCCGGCGGTGTTGCCACTCTGGATATTGGAGCCTTCCGTCAATCGACGCAGTTTATGCTAATTCTGCTGATGTTTACGGGGGCTGCTCCGGGTTCAACCGGCGGCGGGATTAAAATCACGACCTTTGTGCTCCTGTTGGGTGCGGTATACGCCATGATCCGGGGACGTGAAGACGTAGTCCTGTTCCGGAAAAGAATTGCCAAGGATGTCGTCTACAAAGCCATCACGCTGACGCTCCTGTCCTTACTGCTGATTATTTTGTTCTCTATGCTTTTGTCCATTACAGAGCATCAGGATTTTATGACCATTCTGTTCGAATCCACCTCAGCCTTCGGAACAACCGGTCTTTCCATGGGGATGACAACGCATTTGTCCGCCCTCGGCAAGGTTTGGATTATATGTCTGATGTTCTTTGGCCGGATTGGCCCGCTGACACTGGTATATGCCCTCTCCCGCGATCGGAAGAAGGACCTATACAATTATCCCGAAGGCCGGATTATTATCGGATAG
- a CDS encoding endospore germination permease — protein MDKAKITSAQFAILMYMYILGEAAIVQPHTIANIARSDEWFTMVLSIFVQLGFGWLYMKLSFTYPDETIIEYSQRILGKGAGWVLGFIYLLFFIILVAYILRVISGFLGSVILPRSPLDIIGLVFMIPVVYGVFLGLGVIGRATEILLPIAVFVFIVSSMMLVPKIDVDNLLPIFPDGIMPSIKGLYSIIGFPTMDVVVVLMLVRFIVDKKKTKKYFYITSAAAPFTLVIIALYTISVLGIEETIRAPYVVYDLAKEIRIERIFERVEALVGIIWISTTFVKITLSFYAVTISAVQLFKLTSYKYAIIPFLFLTLPMSKWIVNNPAELEYYLGYVYPIFAFFPSFLFPVLLLVIGALKNKKQKSSGDEGHGQPEKTKSPSTE, from the coding sequence ATGGATAAAGCAAAAATTACGTCCGCTCAGTTTGCGATCCTTATGTACATGTATATTTTGGGGGAAGCAGCGATCGTCCAACCGCATACGATAGCAAACATTGCAAGATCAGATGAATGGTTCACCATGGTTCTGTCTATCTTCGTTCAGCTGGGTTTTGGATGGCTTTATATGAAACTGTCATTCACATACCCCGATGAGACCATTATAGAATACAGCCAGCGTATCCTTGGAAAAGGGGCCGGGTGGGTGCTCGGTTTCATTTATTTACTCTTTTTTATTATTCTTGTTGCTTACATTCTGCGTGTGATAAGCGGGTTTCTTGGATCCGTTATCCTCCCCAGATCTCCGCTTGATATCATCGGTTTGGTGTTTATGATTCCAGTGGTGTATGGTGTATTTTTGGGACTGGGCGTGATCGGCAGAGCAACCGAAATACTGCTTCCTATAGCTGTGTTTGTTTTTATAGTATCTTCAATGATGCTTGTTCCGAAAATTGATGTCGACAACCTATTGCCGATTTTTCCGGATGGGATTATGCCTTCGATTAAAGGCCTCTACTCAATTATTGGATTCCCAACCATGGATGTGGTCGTGGTCTTGATGCTGGTGCGTTTTATTGTGGACAAGAAAAAAACAAAAAAATACTTTTATATCACTTCAGCCGCTGCGCCCTTTACCCTAGTAATCATCGCCTTGTATACGATATCGGTTCTCGGAATCGAGGAGACCATACGAGCTCCTTATGTTGTATACGATTTAGCCAAAGAAATTAGAATCGAACGGATCTTTGAACGCGTAGAAGCCTTAGTAGGAATCATTTGGATCAGCACGACTTTTGTTAAAATAACACTCAGCTTTTACGCGGTCACGATCTCAGCAGTTCAGCTATTTAAGCTTACTTCTTATAAATATGCGATCATACCTTTTCTGTTTTTGACCCTGCCTATGTCGAAATGGATTGTAAACAACCCGGCCGAACTTGAGTATTATCTGGGCTATGTATATCCGATCTTCGCATTCTTTCCAAGTTTTCTGTTTCCTGTTCTGCTCCTGGTAATAGGTGCTTTGAAAAATAAAAAGCAAAAAAGCAGCGGGGATGAAGGGCATGGTCAACCAGAAAAGACAAAGAGTCCGTCTACCGAATAA
- a CDS encoding Ger(x)C family spore germination protein, translating into MLQRLCLVMASIIMLLPLGGCWDSKYLDDLSIVVAIGIDEDPKNEKNIRVTLQVVVPNQVSDSQSGGGKEGIPVTNYIGTGLSLIDTFQNMSALTSRRFYFSHNQVMIIGEGLARKGIKDMFDMVDRDPEIRTDFDMLVAKNGKAEDILKTITSMEKIPVQQIYSMIKTYHQRVGAIYPVTVREFIQSIQSDKEDPAIPSIELIGDANEAQKKSNTEQIEPENFLRMDSMSIFKNGKLIGFLGKEDSKGLTIVKNKLERMIISIPVGENQKVYIAPIHNQTKVKAVFHNHKPVIVIKVEHKTFVLDNKSANVQLQDNDQIHWLEKEAEKIQRKLILKSMSKLQEMKSDPAAYAKHVYQANPKYWKKNKDDWDSIFQDIPTRVDVSITIVGTGIRTRSYIGEK; encoded by the coding sequence ATGCTGCAGCGTTTATGTCTAGTCATGGCTTCTATTATCATGCTGCTGCCACTGGGCGGTTGCTGGGACAGCAAATATCTGGACGATCTATCTATTGTCGTTGCCATAGGCATCGATGAGGATCCAAAGAATGAGAAGAATATCCGCGTGACCCTCCAGGTAGTCGTTCCTAATCAGGTTTCCGATTCCCAAAGCGGCGGAGGTAAGGAAGGCATACCTGTGACTAACTATATAGGGACGGGTTTATCGCTAATTGATACATTCCAGAATATGTCGGCTCTTACATCAAGGAGGTTCTATTTTTCACATAATCAGGTCATGATTATCGGTGAGGGACTGGCACGTAAAGGCATTAAGGATATGTTCGATATGGTTGACCGTGATCCGGAAATTCGGACGGATTTCGATATGCTGGTTGCTAAGAATGGTAAAGCGGAAGATATTTTAAAAACGATAACTTCCATGGAGAAAATACCCGTTCAGCAAATTTACAGCATGATTAAAACCTATCATCAAAGAGTGGGCGCCATATATCCGGTTACGGTCAGAGAGTTTATTCAGTCCATTCAAAGTGATAAAGAAGACCCGGCTATTCCAAGTATTGAGCTGATCGGGGACGCAAATGAAGCACAAAAAAAATCAAACACGGAGCAAATCGAGCCTGAAAACTTTCTCCGGATGGATTCCATGTCCATTTTTAAGAATGGCAAATTGATTGGCTTTTTAGGTAAGGAAGATTCGAAGGGACTAACCATCGTAAAAAACAAGCTGGAGCGGATGATTATTAGCATCCCGGTAGGCGAAAACCAAAAAGTTTACATAGCGCCAATACACAATCAGACCAAAGTGAAAGCCGTTTTCCACAATCATAAGCCTGTCATCGTGATTAAAGTGGAACATAAAACTTTTGTCCTGGACAACAAGAGCGCCAACGTTCAATTACAGGATAACGATCAAATCCACTGGCTGGAAAAAGAAGCGGAGAAAATTCAACGCAAACTTATTCTCAAAAGCATGTCGAAGCTTCAAGAAATGAAAAGCGATCCAGCCGCTTATGCGAAACACGTGTATCAAGCAAATCCTAAATACTGGAAGAAGAACAAAGATGACTGGGATTCGATCTTTCAAGATATACCTACACGGGTAGATGTGAGCATTACCATCGTCGGAACAGGTATTCGGACCAGATCCTATATTGGTGAGAAATAA